From Microbacterium sp. LWH11-1.2, one genomic window encodes:
- a CDS encoding permease prefix domain 1-containing protein: MPTKTTLTERYITATIRSLPATAQADVRAELEASIADAVEARVEQGEPREAAEHSVLTELGDPGVLAAGYADRPLHLIGPRYFLVWWRLLKLLLWIVPACAAFGVTIAKILEFATIGETIGAVVVVIIQVIVNVGFWTTLVFAILERTVPVPETEWSVDQLPEIYETRAGFSEMIGSIIFLVLAGAAILWDALRGFVRTDGEALPILNPELWPWWMTALLVLMAAELLLAIAVYRAGRWNAGFAVVNTVLAIAFAVPALYLLASGQLVNPEFLDYLATNHADDLANANAGAAEQGGVLRVVSVVLGVVTAGIVVWDIIDGWLKASRARRS; this comes from the coding sequence ATGCCTACCAAGACCACCCTCACCGAGCGGTACATCACCGCCACCATCCGCAGCCTGCCCGCGACGGCGCAGGCCGATGTGCGGGCCGAGCTCGAGGCATCGATCGCCGACGCCGTCGAGGCCCGCGTCGAGCAGGGCGAGCCGCGCGAGGCCGCCGAGCACTCCGTGCTCACGGAGCTCGGCGACCCGGGCGTCCTCGCCGCCGGCTACGCCGATCGCCCGCTGCACCTGATCGGCCCGCGCTACTTCCTCGTCTGGTGGCGACTGCTGAAGCTGCTCCTCTGGATCGTTCCCGCCTGTGCGGCATTCGGCGTCACGATCGCCAAGATCCTGGAATTCGCGACGATCGGCGAGACCATCGGCGCGGTCGTCGTCGTGATCATCCAGGTGATCGTGAACGTGGGCTTCTGGACCACGCTCGTCTTCGCGATCCTGGAGCGGACGGTGCCGGTGCCGGAGACCGAGTGGAGCGTCGACCAGCTGCCGGAGATCTACGAGACCCGTGCCGGCTTCTCCGAGATGATCGGCTCGATCATCTTCCTCGTGCTAGCGGGTGCCGCGATCCTGTGGGATGCGCTGCGAGGCTTCGTCCGCACGGACGGCGAGGCGCTGCCCATCCTGAACCCGGAGCTGTGGCCGTGGTGGATGACGGCGCTGCTCGTCCTGATGGCGGCGGAGCTGCTGCTCGCGATCGCCGTCTACCGCGCCGGACGCTGGAACGCCGGCTTCGCCGTGGTGAACACCGTACTGGCCATCGCCTTCGCCGTTCCCGCGCTGTACCTGCTCGCCTCGGGTCAGCTGGTCAACCCGGAGTTCCTCGACTACCTCGCGACGAACCACGCAGACGACCTCGCGAATGCGAACGCCGGTGCCGCCGAGCAGGGCGGGGTGCTGCGTGTGGTCAGCGTCGTCCTCGGCGTCGTCACGGCAGGGATCGTCGTGTGGGACATCATCGACGGCTGGCTGAAGGCCTCGCGCGCGCGCCGGAGCTGA
- a CDS encoding helix-turn-helix transcriptional regulator: MNETLDTHLQELRRGTIVLACLQLLRTAGYGYGLLEDLERRGFATDANTLYPLLRRLEKQEYLTSEWNTDEARPRKFYRTSETGVRLADTLTDEWRSLTTAIASLTSEEN; the protein is encoded by the coding sequence ATGAACGAGACGCTCGACACACATCTGCAGGAGCTCAGGCGCGGCACCATCGTGCTCGCCTGCCTGCAGCTGCTGCGCACGGCGGGGTACGGCTACGGACTGCTCGAGGACCTCGAGCGCCGCGGCTTCGCCACCGACGCGAACACGCTGTACCCGCTGCTTCGCCGACTGGAGAAGCAGGAGTACCTGACGAGCGAGTGGAACACCGACGAGGCCAGGCCCCGCAAGTTCTACCGCACCTCGGAGACCGGCGTCCGGCTGGCCGACACCCTCACCGACGAATGGCGATCTCTCACGACGGCGATCGCATCCCTCACCTCAGAGGAGAACTGA
- a CDS encoding o-succinylbenzoate synthase — protein MLPPLADLLASARVASLPMHTRFRGVDTREALLFEGPEGWAEFSPFVEYDDAEAASWLAAAIDFGWHPQPAPLRDRVRVNATIPAIPAERVAEVLARFAGCRTAKVKVAEPGQTLADDVARVRAVREAMGPEGRIRVDANGMWNVDEAEHAVHALNEFDLEYVEQPCATVPELADLRKRVKYMGIPVAADESVRKSSDPLAVARARAADILVIKAQPLGGVTHALQIVTAAGLPVVVSSALDTAIGLSQGAALAAALPNLDYDCGLGTSSLFLDDVADLRPVDGAIPVGRVTPDAAALTRLAASAERRDWWLARLERCHGVLAEA, from the coding sequence ATGCTCCCCCCGCTCGCAGACCTCCTCGCTTCCGCCCGCGTCGCCTCGCTCCCGATGCACACCCGCTTCCGCGGCGTCGACACGCGGGAGGCGCTCCTGTTCGAGGGGCCGGAGGGGTGGGCCGAGTTCTCCCCCTTCGTGGAGTACGACGATGCGGAGGCCGCGAGCTGGCTCGCCGCCGCCATCGATTTCGGCTGGCATCCCCAGCCCGCGCCGCTGCGCGATCGAGTACGCGTGAACGCGACGATCCCCGCGATCCCGGCGGAGCGCGTCGCCGAGGTCCTGGCGCGCTTCGCCGGATGCCGGACGGCGAAGGTGAAGGTCGCCGAGCCCGGCCAGACGCTCGCGGACGACGTCGCCCGGGTGCGCGCAGTGCGGGAGGCGATGGGCCCGGAGGGTCGCATCCGCGTGGACGCGAACGGGATGTGGAACGTCGACGAGGCCGAGCACGCGGTGCACGCCCTGAACGAATTCGACCTCGAGTACGTCGAGCAGCCGTGCGCGACCGTGCCGGAGCTCGCCGACCTGCGCAAGCGGGTGAAGTACATGGGCATCCCGGTCGCCGCTGACGAGAGCGTGCGAAAGTCGTCCGATCCGCTCGCCGTCGCCCGCGCCCGCGCCGCAGACATCCTGGTGATCAAGGCGCAACCGCTGGGCGGAGTGACGCACGCACTGCAGATCGTGACGGCCGCCGGTCTCCCCGTCGTCGTGTCGAGCGCACTCGACACCGCGATCGGCCTGTCACAGGGCGCCGCCCTCGCGGCTGCTCTCCCGAACCTGGACTACGACTGCGGACTCGGCACCTCGTCGCTCTTCCTCGATGATGTCGCCGACCTGCGCCCTGTCGATGGCGCGATCCCCGTCGGCCGGGTGACGCCGGATGCCGCAGCGCTCACGCGCCTGGCCGCCTCGGCCGAGCGCCGCGACTGGTGGCTGGCCCGACTCGAGCGCTGCCACGGAGTGCTCGCCGAGGCCTGA
- a CDS encoding TetR/AcrR family transcriptional regulator, producing the protein MTTPATRSRENTRARLLEAAAQVFAEVGLDGASVEAVCERAGFTRGAFYSNFESKDELFLMLTASVAEVRVNAVRTRVEEMTAEGALAEGCDPIDLVQQVMELGGDDRLGVMLMSEIRIRALRDEQFGIAYLAQEREMVASIAQIVEDIVAAGRLKLRLPADVAARMLMIVWEGMTVRGAMAGQDDEKLRHSGSEELGRLVQLLIEG; encoded by the coding sequence ATGACGACACCCGCAACCCGCAGTCGGGAGAACACGCGTGCCCGACTCCTCGAGGCGGCGGCACAGGTCTTCGCCGAGGTCGGCCTCGACGGCGCCTCCGTCGAGGCCGTCTGCGAGCGCGCCGGTTTCACTCGCGGCGCTTTCTACTCCAACTTCGAGTCGAAGGACGAGCTGTTCCTCATGCTCACGGCCAGTGTGGCCGAGGTGCGCGTGAACGCGGTCCGCACCCGGGTCGAGGAGATGACGGCAGAGGGCGCGCTCGCCGAAGGCTGCGACCCCATCGACCTGGTGCAGCAGGTCATGGAGCTCGGGGGCGATGATCGCCTCGGGGTGATGCTGATGAGCGAGATCCGCATCCGTGCCCTGCGCGACGAGCAGTTCGGCATCGCCTACCTGGCGCAGGAGCGCGAGATGGTCGCGAGCATCGCGCAGATCGTCGAGGACATCGTCGCGGCGGGGCGGCTGAAGCTGCGACTGCCGGCCGACGTCGCGGCCCGCATGCTCATGATCGTCTGGGAGGGCATGACCGTCCGCGGTGCGATGGCCGGCCAGGACGACGAGAAGCTCCGCCACTCCGGGAGCGAAGAGCTCGGCCGGCTGGTGCAGCTGCTCATCGAGGGCTGA
- a CDS encoding MMPL family transporter — protein sequence MSTLLSSLGRWSYRHPWRVLVSWLLALGIAGAGALVLGAGTDNSFSIPGTESQAGLEQLSRSFPQVSGTSAQIIVVAADGDKVTDDDYRDEIEQSIGEMEDLDGVLAANSPYDEMVSGMINDDETAAIVRLQFDGESTDVSDETKDSLRAVSDELGEALPDGAQTALGGDLFATSIPGLTLTEAVGLLIALLVLIVTFRSFVVAGLPLLTAVLGVGISMAGIFAATAFATVSSTTPLLALMLGLAVGIDYALFIMARHQDQVRDGVDPEESAARAVGTAGSAVVFAGVTVLIALIGLGFAGIPFLTTMGIAASVAVAIAVAIAVTLTPALLGFMKGKVVGRPRRAPKPKKGQKVAAPRRGFSDRWVGGVTKHPVLVSLAVVIGLGIVAVPALSLNLALPNAGVLPKDSEARQSYDLVGEEFGPGFNGPLILTGTIVTSTDPLTLMEDLGDAVADIPGVKEVALATPNETADTGIVQIIPETAPDDPATADLVRELRSHHDEWLDEFGIDLKVTGFTAVGIDISDQLGNALLPFGIFVIGLSLILLTIVFRSLWVPITAALGYLLSIVAAFGVVGAVFEWGWFADLLHVAKVGPIISFMPIILMGVLFGLAMDYQVFLVSRMREDFVHDPASKSPDRATRRAAALRAVRSGFTGSAKVVTAAGLIMFAVFVAFVPEGDSSLKPIALGLAAGIAIDAFLVRMTLIPALMAILGERAWEIPTWLEKILPRVDIEGEAVERERHLSEWPGDGSVVAADDLVISADAPVIEGLTVRILEGGAVVATGSDARTRRALALTIAGRIAPSDGRLRVGGHLLPGRAAWVRSHVGCVLVDDADAALDDLAEALRGTSAVVVIDGLDRLTGGQRDQAAAMLRDAAASRPLAVFATAADAASARTTLAEAGWPDADTLDTRAPRRIAAESTEVTA from the coding sequence GTGTCCACTCTCCTGTCCTCGCTCGGTCGCTGGTCCTATCGGCATCCGTGGCGTGTCCTCGTCTCCTGGCTCCTCGCGCTCGGCATCGCCGGGGCGGGCGCCCTGGTCCTCGGTGCCGGAACGGACAACTCGTTCTCGATCCCCGGCACCGAATCGCAGGCCGGTCTCGAGCAGCTGTCGCGCTCGTTCCCCCAGGTGAGCGGCACCAGCGCGCAGATCATCGTGGTCGCCGCCGACGGCGACAAGGTCACCGACGACGACTATCGCGACGAGATCGAGCAGTCCATCGGCGAGATGGAAGACCTCGACGGCGTGCTCGCGGCCAACTCGCCCTACGACGAGATGGTCAGCGGCATGATCAACGACGACGAGACCGCCGCGATCGTGCGGCTGCAGTTCGACGGCGAATCCACCGACGTCTCGGACGAGACGAAGGACTCCCTGCGGGCGGTGTCCGATGAGCTCGGCGAAGCGCTCCCCGACGGCGCGCAGACAGCGCTCGGCGGCGACCTCTTCGCCACATCGATCCCCGGCCTGACGCTCACCGAGGCGGTCGGGCTGCTGATCGCGCTGCTCGTGCTGATCGTGACGTTCCGCTCCTTCGTCGTCGCCGGGCTCCCCCTCCTCACGGCGGTCCTCGGCGTCGGCATCTCGATGGCCGGCATCTTCGCGGCCACCGCGTTCGCCACCGTCTCCTCCACCACCCCGCTTCTGGCACTCATGCTCGGCCTCGCGGTCGGCATCGACTACGCGCTGTTCATCATGGCCCGGCATCAGGACCAGGTGCGCGACGGCGTCGATCCCGAGGAATCCGCGGCCAGAGCCGTCGGCACGGCCGGATCTGCTGTCGTTTTCGCCGGCGTCACGGTGCTCATCGCCCTGATCGGTCTCGGATTCGCGGGCATTCCGTTCCTCACGACCATGGGCATCGCGGCATCCGTCGCGGTGGCCATCGCGGTCGCGATCGCGGTCACTCTCACTCCGGCACTGCTCGGCTTCATGAAGGGCAAGGTCGTCGGCCGCCCGCGCCGCGCACCCAAGCCCAAGAAGGGACAGAAGGTCGCCGCTCCGCGTCGCGGGTTCAGCGACCGCTGGGTCGGCGGCGTCACCAAGCATCCCGTCCTGGTCTCGCTCGCCGTGGTGATCGGGCTCGGCATCGTGGCAGTGCCCGCGCTCAGCCTGAACCTGGCCCTCCCCAACGCCGGCGTGCTGCCGAAGGACTCCGAGGCGCGCCAGAGCTACGATCTCGTCGGCGAGGAGTTCGGGCCCGGTTTCAACGGTCCCCTGATCCTCACCGGAACCATCGTCACCTCGACCGATCCGCTCACGCTCATGGAGGATCTCGGGGACGCCGTCGCCGACATCCCCGGCGTCAAGGAAGTCGCCCTCGCGACCCCCAATGAGACCGCCGACACCGGCATCGTGCAGATCATCCCGGAGACGGCACCCGACGATCCTGCGACGGCCGACCTCGTGCGCGAACTCCGGTCTCACCACGACGAGTGGCTCGACGAATTCGGGATCGACCTCAAGGTCACCGGCTTCACGGCCGTCGGCATCGACATCTCCGATCAGCTCGGCAACGCCCTCCTGCCGTTCGGCATCTTCGTGATCGGGCTCTCGCTGATCCTGCTCACGATCGTGTTCCGCTCGCTCTGGGTGCCGATCACCGCCGCCCTCGGCTACCTGCTCTCGATCGTCGCCGCATTCGGCGTCGTCGGCGCGGTCTTCGAATGGGGCTGGTTCGCCGATCTCCTCCATGTCGCCAAGGTCGGCCCCATCATCAGCTTCATGCCGATCATCCTGATGGGCGTGCTGTTCGGCCTGGCCATGGACTACCAGGTGTTCCTCGTCTCCCGCATGCGCGAGGACTTCGTGCACGATCCCGCCTCGAAAAGCCCCGATCGCGCGACCCGTCGTGCCGCCGCCCTCCGCGCCGTGCGCAGCGGATTCACCGGCTCGGCGAAGGTCGTCACGGCCGCAGGGCTCATCATGTTCGCGGTGTTCGTCGCATTCGTCCCCGAGGGCGACTCGTCACTCAAGCCCATCGCCCTCGGCCTCGCGGCCGGCATCGCGATCGACGCCTTCCTCGTGCGCATGACCCTGATCCCCGCGCTGATGGCCATCCTCGGCGAGCGCGCCTGGGAGATCCCGACCTGGCTGGAGAAGATCCTCCCCCGCGTCGACATCGAGGGCGAGGCCGTCGAACGCGAGCGCCACCTGTCCGAGTGGCCCGGCGACGGCTCCGTCGTGGCAGCGGACGACCTGGTGATCAGCGCGGACGCGCCGGTCATCGAAGGCCTGACGGTGCGCATCCTCGAGGGCGGCGCCGTGGTCGCGACCGGAAGCGACGCGCGCACCCGCCGCGCTCTGGCGCTCACGATCGCCGGCCGCATCGCCCCGAGCGACGGGCGTCTCCGGGTCGGCGGCCACCTGCTCCCCGGCCGCGCGGCCTGGGTGCGCTCGCACGTCGGGTGCGTGCTCGTCGACGATGCGGATGCCGCGCTCGACGATCTCGCCGAAGCCCTGCGGGGCACCTCCGCGGTCGTGGTGATCGACGGCCTCGACCGGCTCACGGGCGGCCAGCGCGACCAGGCGGCAGCGATGCTCCGGGATGCCGCGGCCTCACGGCCCCTCGCCGTCTTCGCGACCGCTGCCGATGCCGCATCGGCCCGCACGACTCTCGCCGAGGCCGGCTGGCCCGACGCCGACACACTCGACACGCGCGCTCCGCGCCGAATCGCCGCAGAATCCACCGAGGTGACCGCATGA
- a CDS encoding YhgE/Pip family protein, translating to MTLPIERARSRKPVTWLTILGILLLPAAVGGILVAALQNPTERLDSMTAAIVNLDEPVTIDDQLTPLGRQLASGLVEGSDELDSNLTWVISNEDDAKEGLADGTYQAVITIPEDFSAAATSAGQAVADGGGDAEKATITVTTPDDGLVADDLITGQIANVAASTMGTMLTEATTDNILVGFTTIGDQIGEAADGAVELATGARSAADGAAAIPDGATQLASGASQLATGASSLASGLDTIAGKTREAATGAGQIGAGLTSGAAALEQNVGGMNQLVGAIQAGSASAGSAATQSADLAQRLGEMAAACVPATNGQAMCDELSAAAADAGVAAESAGTASGVLNSDLVAPGVAAIPGTFSTLAASMSQAGAGATQLAGGLNQLAGEGIDQSAAGARSLSSGATQLSGGATELATGTSELATGLDTLATGTGDLAGGLRTAAESLPSFSDEESTSLASVIADPVSTNSSMNTIFGPTAIPLLAAVVLWFGGFASFLVMRAHTARTLTSRRPSAALTLRAFAPAALIGAGQGLLVSLVVQIIASYDAAAWWAFAGTAVLAGIVFAAVNQALVALFGGTGRWIAALVGVLAVATGLISTVPDWLAGLGAALPTAPAFAGLIAGNGSAIAALVVWGVLSLVATTLAVTLRRTTSAKAVLATA from the coding sequence ATGACACTCCCCATCGAGCGCGCCCGCTCCCGCAAGCCGGTCACGTGGCTGACCATCCTCGGCATCCTGCTCCTGCCGGCGGCCGTCGGCGGCATCCTCGTCGCGGCGCTGCAGAACCCGACCGAGCGGCTCGACTCCATGACGGCGGCGATCGTGAACCTGGATGAGCCTGTCACGATCGACGACCAGCTCACGCCCCTCGGGCGTCAGCTGGCCTCGGGACTCGTGGAGGGCTCTGACGAGCTCGACTCGAACCTCACCTGGGTCATCTCGAACGAGGACGACGCGAAGGAAGGGCTGGCCGACGGCACCTACCAGGCCGTCATCACGATTCCCGAGGACTTCTCCGCGGCGGCGACCTCCGCGGGGCAGGCCGTCGCCGACGGCGGAGGGGATGCCGAGAAGGCCACCATCACGGTGACCACCCCCGACGACGGCCTCGTCGCCGACGACCTCATCACCGGTCAGATCGCGAACGTCGCCGCATCGACCATGGGAACCATGCTCACCGAGGCGACGACCGACAACATCCTCGTCGGCTTCACCACGATCGGCGATCAGATCGGCGAGGCAGCCGACGGCGCCGTCGAACTCGCCACCGGCGCCCGATCGGCCGCCGACGGCGCGGCCGCCATCCCCGACGGCGCCACGCAGCTCGCCTCCGGGGCGAGCCAGCTCGCGACGGGGGCGTCGTCGTTGGCCTCCGGGCTCGACACCATCGCGGGCAAGACGCGCGAAGCGGCCACCGGCGCCGGGCAGATCGGCGCCGGACTCACGAGCGGAGCTGCAGCTCTGGAGCAGAACGTCGGAGGCATGAACCAGCTCGTCGGAGCGATCCAGGCAGGTTCCGCTTCCGCGGGATCGGCGGCGACGCAGTCGGCCGATCTGGCCCAGCGTCTCGGCGAGATGGCGGCTGCCTGCGTCCCCGCCACGAACGGACAGGCGATGTGCGATGAGCTCTCCGCGGCAGCCGCGGATGCCGGCGTCGCCGCGGAGTCCGCCGGCACCGCATCCGGAGTGCTGAACAGCGACCTGGTCGCCCCCGGTGTCGCCGCGATTCCCGGAACCTTCAGCACTCTCGCGGCGAGCATGTCTCAGGCCGGCGCCGGCGCCACGCAGCTCGCGGGCGGGTTGAACCAGCTCGCCGGTGAGGGCATCGACCAGTCCGCGGCCGGTGCGCGCTCGCTGTCGTCCGGTGCGACCCAGCTGTCGGGCGGCGCGACCGAGCTCGCCACCGGCACGTCCGAGCTCGCCACAGGACTGGACACCCTCGCGACCGGCACCGGCGATCTCGCCGGCGGCCTGCGCACCGCGGCCGAGTCCCTCCCCTCGTTCAGCGATGAGGAGTCGACGTCGCTCGCCTCGGTGATCGCCGACCCGGTGTCGACGAACTCGTCGATGAACACCATCTTCGGCCCGACCGCGATCCCGCTGCTCGCGGCCGTGGTGCTGTGGTTCGGCGGATTCGCGTCGTTCCTGGTGATGCGCGCGCACACGGCCCGCACTCTGACCTCGCGGCGTCCGTCGGCCGCCCTGACGCTGCGCGCGTTCGCTCCGGCCGCACTGATCGGTGCGGGCCAGGGCCTGCTCGTCTCGCTGGTCGTGCAGATCATCGCCAGCTACGACGCCGCCGCGTGGTGGGCGTTCGCGGGCACCGCGGTGCTCGCCGGGATCGTGTTCGCCGCCGTGAACCAGGCGCTCGTCGCGCTCTTCGGCGGCACGGGGCGCTGGATCGCCGCCCTGGTCGGCGTCCTCGCGGTCGCGACGGGACTCATCTCCACGGTTCCCGACTGGCTCGCCGGTCTCGGAGCCGCCCTGCCGACGGCTCCGGCCTTCGCGGGCCTGATCGCGGGCAACGGCTCGGCGATCGCGGCGCTGGTCGTGTGGGGCGTGCTGTCCCTCGTCGCGACGACGCTCGCGGTGACCCTGCGCCGCACGACCTCGGCGAAGGCGGTCCTCGCCACCGCTTAG
- a CDS encoding 2'-5' RNA ligase family protein, translating into MRRPFMDTPDQLASLEGQQYLVLRPTLGVASLFREVQDAALARFGGEIRHPHTEHATLRAFFEPDRRAELGALIRRWAADQPPIEVTAEAIDAFPAPWQVLIVRLARTPSLVAAYASLSAALAGTDFRRLDELSVDDWTFHLSVVYGRSLEPAVWEEFRQTSVSELGRTPTETIAEAELVWYQDGAEHAELIPLGG; encoded by the coding sequence ATGCGCCGACCGTTCATGGACACGCCCGACCAGCTCGCCTCACTGGAGGGTCAGCAGTACCTCGTGCTGCGTCCGACGCTCGGCGTCGCCTCCCTCTTCCGAGAGGTGCAGGATGCCGCGCTCGCGCGTTTCGGCGGTGAGATCCGGCATCCGCACACCGAGCATGCGACGCTGCGCGCGTTCTTCGAGCCGGACCGTCGGGCGGAGCTCGGCGCGCTGATCCGCCGGTGGGCGGCGGACCAGCCCCCGATCGAGGTCACGGCCGAGGCGATCGACGCGTTCCCCGCACCGTGGCAGGTTCTGATCGTGCGTCTCGCACGCACACCCTCCCTCGTCGCGGCCTATGCGAGCCTCTCCGCGGCCCTGGCGGGCACCGACTTCCGACGGCTCGACGAGCTCAGCGTCGACGACTGGACGTTCCATCTCTCCGTCGTCTACGGCAGGTCACTCGAGCCTGCGGTGTGGGAGGAGTTCCGTCAGACGTCGGTGAGCGAGCTCGGACGCACACCCACCGAGACGATCGCCGAGGCGGAACTGGTCTGGTACCAGGACGGCGCCGAGCACGCGGAGCTCATCCCCCTCGGCGGCTGA
- the ccsB gene encoding c-type cytochrome biogenesis protein CcsB has protein sequence MLELNEISPILLWTAIAIYAAAFVAYAFDLARRSEVSADAQTVRESALVGAGGGAVKASGTASVTDAKPQRFVMARIGTSLTVLAFLFHLGATLTRGIAAGRVPWANLYEFAMIGTLLIVAVFLVVLTRIDLRFLGTFITGLVVVLLGLAATNFYVEVSPLMDPLKSVWLIIHVFVASLATAFFALAFALSVIQLMQSRRERLISEDAQKTGPGFLRTFPSAERLESMAYRFTIIGFILWTFTLIAGSIWAYYAWSRFWGFDVKETWTFVIWVIYAGYIHARATRGWRGNPSAWLAIVGFSAVIFNFTIVNVFFKGLHAYSGLS, from the coding sequence ATGCTCGAGCTCAACGAGATCTCGCCGATCCTGCTGTGGACGGCGATCGCGATCTATGCGGCGGCCTTCGTGGCCTACGCCTTCGATCTCGCGCGCCGCTCCGAGGTGTCTGCGGATGCGCAGACCGTGCGCGAGTCCGCCCTCGTCGGCGCAGGGGGAGGCGCCGTCAAGGCCTCCGGTACGGCATCCGTCACCGACGCGAAGCCGCAGCGGTTCGTGATGGCGCGGATCGGCACCTCGCTCACCGTGCTCGCGTTCCTCTTCCATCTCGGGGCGACGCTGACCCGCGGCATCGCGGCCGGTCGCGTGCCGTGGGCGAACCTCTACGAGTTCGCGATGATCGGCACGCTGCTCATCGTGGCTGTCTTCCTCGTGGTGCTCACCCGCATCGATCTGCGCTTCCTCGGCACGTTCATCACGGGTCTCGTCGTCGTGCTCCTCGGGCTCGCGGCGACGAACTTCTACGTCGAGGTCTCGCCGCTGATGGACCCGCTGAAGAGCGTGTGGCTCATCATCCACGTCTTCGTGGCGTCGCTCGCGACCGCCTTCTTCGCGCTCGCCTTCGCGCTCTCGGTCATCCAGCTCATGCAGTCGCGACGCGAGCGCCTCATCTCCGAGGACGCGCAGAAGACGGGCCCCGGCTTCCTCCGCACGTTCCCCTCCGCCGAGCGGCTCGAGAGCATGGCGTACCGGTTCACGATCATCGGGTTCATCCTCTGGACCTTCACGCTCATCGCCGGATCCATCTGGGCGTACTACGCGTGGAGCCGCTTCTGGGGCTTCGACGTGAAGGAGACCTGGACCTTCGTGATCTGGGTCATCTACGCCGGCTACATCCACGCGCGGGCGACCCGTGGCTGGCGGGGCAACCCCTCGGCATGGCTCGCCATCGTCGGCTTCTCGGCCGTGATCTTCAACTTCACGATCGTCAACGTCTTCTTCAAGGGCCTGCACGCGTACTCCGGCCTCAGCTGA